A genomic window from Sporosarcina sp. Marseille-Q4063 includes:
- a CDS encoding SDR family NAD(P)-dependent oxidoreductase — protein sequence MDLTEKVAVVTGGASGLGLATVEKLVEKGAKVVIFDLNEEKAKEAVERLGRNVRHEIVNVTDEESVQKGIDLAIEAFGAIHICVNCAGVGTPGKTIGKIGVLPLENFKQIIDINLTGTFNVLRLCANVMKDNEPTTDSGEKGVFINTASVAAFDGQMGQAAYGASKAGVAGMTLPIARDLSQFGIRVNTIAPGLFLTPLASTLSEKVIKKLSESVEFPNRLGKPSEFAEMATFIMEQEYLNGEVIRLDGGIRMSPR from the coding sequence ATGGATTTAACAGAGAAAGTTGCTGTTGTAACTGGCGGAGCTTCGGGACTAGGTTTAGCAACCGTTGAAAAGCTTGTAGAGAAGGGTGCTAAGGTTGTAATTTTTGATTTAAATGAAGAAAAAGCAAAAGAAGCAGTCGAACGGCTAGGTAGAAATGTTCGTCATGAAATTGTGAATGTAACAGATGAGGAATCTGTTCAAAAAGGAATTGATCTTGCAATCGAAGCTTTTGGAGCCATTCACATTTGTGTAAATTGTGCTGGCGTAGGAACACCGGGGAAAACGATTGGTAAAATAGGTGTATTACCTTTAGAAAACTTTAAACAAATTATAGATATTAATCTAACTGGTACTTTTAATGTATTACGATTATGTGCAAATGTGATGAAAGATAATGAACCGACTACTGATTCTGGTGAAAAAGGTGTATTCATTAATACAGCTTCTGTAGCAGCATTCGATGGTCAAATGGGGCAAGCTGCGTACGGTGCAAGTAAAGCCGGAGTCGCAGGGATGACGTTGCCGATAGCAAGGGATTTATCACAGTTCGGTATACGCGTAAATACAATTGCGCCTGGTTTATTTTTAACGCCACTGGCAAGTACCTTATCAGAAAAAGTCATAAAGAAATTATCAGAAAGTGTTGAGTTTCCAAATCGTCTAGGAAAACCAAGTGAATTTGCCGAGATGGCTACTTTCATTATGGAACAAGAATATTTAAATGGTGAGGTGATTCGATTGGATGGCGGCATTCGGATGTCTCCAAGGTAA
- a CDS encoding IS3 family transposase, translating to MSKRYEAMSLLRKDHSVALICKAIGVSKSGYYSYLKRPAKTMTERDEQDMEEIQKTYDKSGGTYGAKHISGELKAAGTIINHKRVRRLMGEMNLKSKIRRVKSTRVQKEASAGYIYPNLLNRGLNAELVNRKWVTDLSELTVKDVKFFISVIMDLHNREIVGFAVSTHPNADLVEETVLKAMEKRGLIDLKQVILHSDQGSVYSSMRHHLLAEKLGFIPSMSRKANCWDNAFIESFFSHLKTEFPHLFPVDSAGQVIDDLPNFITYFNEERSQKRLGYLNADRLFKERKYGDLINNYSLSEKRGLDYRHRHN from the coding sequence ATGAGCAAGCGGTATGAAGCCATGTCGTTATTGAGAAAGGATCATTCCGTCGCACTGATCTGTAAAGCTATAGGTGTATCCAAAAGCGGCTATTACAGCTATTTAAAACGACCCGCAAAGACAATGACTGAGCGGGATGAGCAAGACATGGAAGAAATCCAGAAAACATATGACAAAAGCGGAGGCACCTACGGCGCGAAACATATTTCAGGTGAACTGAAGGCCGCAGGCACTATCATCAATCATAAACGGGTTCGCCGATTGATGGGTGAAATGAATCTGAAATCAAAGATTCGTAGGGTTAAATCAACGCGGGTACAAAAAGAAGCCAGTGCTGGCTATATCTATCCCAACCTTTTAAACCGCGGTTTAAACGCAGAATTAGTCAACCGCAAATGGGTGACCGACCTCTCGGAACTAACAGTAAAAGATGTGAAATTCTTTATCTCAGTCATCATGGACTTACATAATCGCGAAATCGTGGGCTTTGCGGTCAGTACACATCCCAATGCGGATCTGGTCGAGGAAACAGTCCTGAAAGCAATGGAAAAAAGAGGTCTAATAGACTTGAAGCAAGTGATCCTGCATTCGGATCAAGGAAGTGTCTATTCTTCAATGCGGCACCATCTGCTGGCTGAAAAGCTTGGGTTCATTCCGAGCATGTCCAGAAAAGCGAACTGTTGGGATAACGCATTCATCGAGAGTTTCTTCTCTCATTTGAAGACGGAATTTCCGCATCTGTTTCCTGTAGATTCAGCTGGGCAAGTAATCGATGATTTGCCGAATTTTATTACTTATTTTAACGAAGAACGCAGTCAAAAGAGACTGGGTTATTTGAACGCCGACCGCTTATTTAAAGAAAGAAAGTATGGCGATTTAATCAATAATTATTCACTGTCCGAAAAAAGGGGGCTAGACTACAGGCACCGTCATAATTAA
- a CDS encoding thiamine phosphate synthase, with the protein MKLIAVTDDRLSIHKLAETLLAIEPYIDAVILREKSKTDREVFELIHKLKLDGFDKTKIIVHGRADLASLTNIHKVQLPGHGLPLPLLKEHFPSLSFGKSVHSYEEAKTAMSEGADWVLYGHLYETGSKALLPPRGTDELNKIISALAIPVYAIGGIKPSHIENLAVDGVAVMSSIFGSDSAITAAKSYYDAMNTKRGNLL; encoded by the coding sequence GTGAAACTGATTGCTGTAACGGATGACCGATTGTCCATTCACAAATTAGCGGAGACGCTTCTAGCGATTGAACCGTATATCGACGCGGTTATCTTACGCGAGAAATCAAAAACTGATCGCGAAGTGTTTGAATTAATACATAAGCTAAAGCTGGATGGTTTTGACAAAACAAAAATAATCGTGCACGGGCGTGCGGATCTTGCTTCACTCACTAACATTCACAAAGTGCAGCTACCCGGACATGGATTGCCGTTGCCACTTTTAAAGGAGCATTTCCCTTCGCTATCATTTGGAAAATCAGTCCATTCATACGAAGAAGCTAAAACGGCTATGAGTGAAGGCGCAGATTGGGTTTTGTACGGTCATTTATATGAAACTGGCTCGAAAGCTCTCTTACCACCACGCGGAACAGATGAACTAAACAAAATTATTTCAGCATTAGCAATTCCTGTTTATGCAATTGGTGGAATCAAACCAAGCCATATTGAAAATTTGGCTGTAGATGGTGTTGCCGTTATGTCGTCGATTTTCGGTAGCGACAGCGCAATCACAGCTGCAAAATCCTATTATGATGCGATGAATACTAAAAGGGGGAATTTATTATGA
- a CDS encoding lipid-transfer protein, whose translation MTKKANVIGVSMVKFEKPGRNEPYEMMASKAITGALADAGISFSDVQQAYASYVYGDSTCGQTALYRVGMTGIPIINVNNNCSSGSTALYMARQAVESGSTECVLAFGFEEMQPGALGENWSDRTSPFQWIYNGFNELNKELPEGPVALKVFGAAGLEYLEKYGANRDIFGKVAVKSRKHAINNPYSLFTNEIGLNDVMNSPVIYPGLRRLMACPPTCGAAAVIVCSDQFAKKHNIHKSVQIAAQSMTTDLPDTYDNNLNLVGRKMTENAVRQVYEKAGIGPEDVDVVELHDCFTPNEVITYEGLGLCAEGEAEKFINDQDNTYGGKFVVNPSGGLMSKGHPLGATGLAQCTELVWHLRGEAGERQVKKAKVALQHNLGLGGACVVTLYKQV comes from the coding sequence ATGACAAAGAAAGCAAATGTCATTGGAGTTAGCATGGTGAAATTTGAAAAACCAGGAAGAAATGAGCCGTATGAAATGATGGCGTCGAAAGCGATCACAGGGGCTTTAGCAGATGCGGGGATTTCCTTTTCTGATGTTCAACAGGCATATGCCAGTTATGTATATGGCGATAGTACTTGTGGTCAAACGGCCTTATACCGGGTTGGCATGACAGGGATTCCTATTATAAATGTTAATAATAATTGTTCTTCAGGATCGACAGCATTATATATGGCACGGCAAGCAGTAGAATCTGGTTCAACTGAGTGTGTTCTAGCTTTTGGATTTGAAGAAATGCAGCCAGGTGCTTTAGGTGAAAATTGGTCAGACAGGACTTCTCCATTCCAATGGATTTACAACGGTTTTAATGAATTAAATAAAGAATTACCAGAAGGTCCAGTCGCACTTAAAGTATTTGGTGCAGCTGGTTTAGAATATCTCGAAAAATACGGTGCGAATCGAGACATTTTTGGTAAAGTTGCCGTGAAATCGAGGAAACATGCGATTAACAATCCTTATTCTCTCTTTACGAATGAAATTGGATTGAATGATGTGATGAATTCCCCAGTCATCTACCCAGGATTAAGAAGATTAATGGCTTGTCCTCCAACATGTGGAGCGGCAGCAGTCATTGTCTGCAGCGATCAGTTTGCCAAAAAACATAATATCCATAAATCAGTGCAAATTGCCGCTCAATCGATGACAACCGATTTGCCTGACACTTATGATAATAACCTTAATTTAGTTGGACGAAAAATGACAGAGAACGCAGTGAGGCAAGTGTATGAAAAAGCTGGAATTGGTCCAGAAGATGTCGATGTTGTGGAATTACATGATTGTTTTACACCGAATGAAGTGATTACTTATGAAGGCTTAGGCCTCTGTGCGGAAGGTGAAGCAGAGAAGTTTATTAATGATCAAGATAATACCTATGGTGGAAAGTTTGTCGTCAATCCCTCTGGAGGGTTGATGTCAAAGGGACATCCACTTGGGGCAACAGGGTTGGCTCAATGTACTGAGCTCGTATGGCATTTGCGTGGAGAAGCAGGTGAACGACAAGTAAAGAAGGCTAAAGTAGCGCTTCAGCATAATTTAGGTCTCGGCGGAGCTTGTGTTGTGACACTATATAAGCAGGTTTAG
- a CDS encoding GDSL-type esterase/lipase family protein has protein sequence MYRKLAISSIVLNFILFAVIGYAIYLKGGIPYVVHFVSAKLSDTNKENEFDDYYNTRLSIFKESEGKAIVFLGDSLTDNNEWAEAFPDSNVGNQEIGDDTTSGVLYRLRETTNLKPSKIFIMIGINDLIDGVSRDVILNNYTSIIEEIRKDSPNTEVYIQSLLPTNSDMTYKKIDQDDILWLNDNLRKLASDHGHTYINLYSLFEDGNNKLDERWTIDGVHLNGSGYVEWEGALEDYLFSK, from the coding sequence ATGTATAGAAAGCTGGCTATTTCATCAATCGTTTTGAACTTTATTCTTTTCGCCGTGATTGGGTATGCCATTTATCTGAAGGGTGGCATTCCTTATGTGGTGCATTTTGTTTCTGCGAAGCTGTCGGATACTAATAAGGAAAATGAATTTGATGACTATTATAATACGCGTTTATCTATATTTAAAGAAAGTGAAGGAAAGGCCATCGTTTTTTTAGGGGATAGTTTAACTGATAATAATGAATGGGCGGAGGCTTTTCCGGATTCGAATGTCGGGAATCAGGAGATTGGAGACGATACAACATCTGGTGTGCTGTATCGCTTGAGAGAAACTACAAATCTAAAACCTTCTAAAATATTTATTATGATTGGTATCAATGATCTCATTGACGGTGTGTCTAGAGATGTCATTTTAAATAATTACACATCTATTATAGAAGAGATTAGAAAAGATAGCCCGAATACAGAAGTGTATATACAAAGCTTGTTGCCTACCAATTCTGATATGACCTACAAAAAAATCGATCAAGATGATATTTTGTGGTTGAACGATAACTTGAGAAAACTTGCATCTGACCACGGACATACATATATCAATCTTTATTCATTGTTCGAAGATGGAAATAATAAGTTGGATGAACGATGGACTATCGATGGTGTTCATTTGAATGGATCTGGGTATGTGGAGTGGGAAGGCGCTTTGGAAGATTATCTATTTAGCAAGTGA
- a CDS encoding ThiF family adenylyltransferase, giving the protein MKERYSRQELFDPIGEEGQALIRESSVFILGAGALGSSAGEMLVRAGVGRITIVDRDIIDWTNLHRQQLYTEQDVIDQLPKAVAAEKRLTAINSDVDVTGIVVDVTPDNVLDLIRGHDFIVDGTDNIEIRLLANDAALKLGGIPFFMGACVGSYGLTFPIGIKEGQPCLHCLLETLPAQTMTCDTVGVISPIVVTTAARQVADVLKYVTGTQFQPKLESTDLWTGERASIDVSKLKKDSCPSCSANPTYPFLSARDSMRTAVLCGRDTVQLSWPESRQFELDSFAESIRGTVSKLVHNPHLLACEYSGHRLVLFRDGRMLVHGTKNIVAAKKIAAGLLG; this is encoded by the coding sequence TTGAAAGAACGATATTCACGTCAAGAACTATTCGACCCAATTGGTGAAGAAGGACAGGCATTAATTCGCGAATCAAGTGTATTCATCCTAGGGGCTGGTGCACTTGGCTCTTCTGCCGGCGAAATGCTCGTCCGCGCCGGTGTCGGACGTATCACAATCGTCGACCGCGACATTATTGACTGGACCAATTTACACCGCCAACAACTGTACACCGAACAAGACGTCATCGATCAGTTGCCGAAAGCCGTCGCGGCGGAAAAACGATTGACGGCCATTAATAGCGATGTTGATGTAACTGGGATTGTCGTTGATGTGACGCCCGATAATGTACTGGATTTGATTCGGGGACATGATTTCATTGTAGACGGAACGGATAATATCGAAATCCGGCTGCTTGCCAACGACGCGGCGTTAAAGCTCGGGGGCATCCCCTTTTTCATGGGGGCTTGCGTCGGCAGTTACGGGCTGACCTTCCCGATTGGAATTAAAGAAGGACAACCTTGTCTTCACTGTTTACTTGAAACATTACCCGCACAGACGATGACATGTGACACTGTTGGCGTCATTAGCCCAATCGTTGTCACAACAGCTGCACGCCAAGTTGCGGACGTACTAAAATATGTAACCGGCACTCAATTTCAACCGAAACTTGAGTCTACAGACTTGTGGACGGGTGAACGTGCGTCGATTGATGTCAGCAAGTTGAAGAAGGATAGTTGTCCGAGCTGTTCTGCGAATCCCACCTATCCATTTCTTTCAGCCAGGGATTCGATGCGGACAGCAGTACTATGCGGACGCGACACTGTCCAACTATCATGGCCGGAAAGTCGTCAATTTGAACTCGATTCTTTCGCTGAATCCATTCGTGGAACCGTGTCAAAACTCGTTCATAACCCACATCTGCTCGCTTGTGAATACAGCGGACATCGACTCGTTCTATTTCGCGACGGGCGCATGCTCGTACACGGGACGAAGAATATTGTGGCGGCGAAGAAAATTGCTGCGGGCTTGTTGGGATAA
- a CDS encoding GDSL-type esterase/lipase family protein — protein sequence MYRKLAISSIVLNLILFAIIGYAIHLKGGIPYVMDYVSAKVSDNEFDDYYKTRLSIFKESEEKDAIFLGDSLTDYNEWAESFPEVNIGNQGIGDDTTSGVLYRLKETTNLKPSKIFIMIGINDLINGVSRDDILKNYTSIIEEIKKDTPNTEVYIQSLLPTNSDLTYKDVNKEDILWLNDNLRKLASESGYTYIDLYSLFVDGNDELNEKWTIDGIHLNGPGYGVWEEALGRIRGA from the coding sequence ATGTATAGAAAGCTAGCTATTTCATCAATCGTTCTGAACCTTATTCTTTTCGCGATAATCGGGTATGCGATTCATCTGAAGGGAGGAATTCCTTATGTGATGGATTATGTATCTGCAAAGGTATCGGATAATGAATTTGATGACTATTACAAAACGCGGTTATCTATATTTAAAGAAAGTGAAGAGAAGGACGCCATTTTTTTAGGAGATAGTTTAACTGATTACAACGAATGGGCGGAGTCTTTTCCGGAAGTGAATATCGGTAATCAAGGGATCGGAGACGATACAACATCTGGTGTACTATATCGTTTAAAAGAAACTACAAATCTAAAACCTTCAAAAATATTTATTATGATTGGCATCAACGATCTCATTAATGGCGTGTCTAGAGATGACATTTTAAAGAATTACACATCTATTATAGAAGAAATCAAAAAAGACACCCCAAACACAGAAGTGTATATTCAAAGCTTGTTGCCTACCAATTCCGATCTAACTTACAAAGATGTTAATAAAGAGGATATTTTGTGGTTGAATGATAACTTAAGAAAACTCGCATCTGAAAGCGGATATACATATATCGATCTTTATTCATTGTTCGTGGATGGAAATGATGAACTGAATGAAAAATGGACTATAGATGGAATTCATTTGAATGGACCTGGGTATGGGGTGTGGGAAGAAGCTTTGGGTCGTATTAGGGGTGCTTGA
- a CDS encoding sigma-54-dependent Fis family transcriptional regulator, which translates to MDCMTKNFVTCTLGDQLIDLLPKFINTQVNMLPVVDENNRLIGIITKNKVFSLLATRPSFDITIEEFYISNPKFLRPTNTIEETRSVLLKHKIGHAPVVNDEMKPIGVISTQELLHSYNLVYNQLTSIIDFAYDAIILVNNKAEVTMVNKNFTDLFYISSKDIMNKSTTEVLPELDIENVIKNGVTINNTPQIINGQQCIISIIPISENGVTNSAICKLAFRGLKHLQEAVTKVKKLEKQVSAYKDEIYSRKGTKYTLYDIAGESDAIQKIKNEANLAAKSMSTVLITGESGTGKELFAQGIHAASSQMGPFIEVNCAAIPHELLESEFFGYSGGAFTGAKTGGMKGKFELAQNGTIFLDEIGDMSLPLQSKILRVLQEKEFQPLGSSKTIHLNTKIIAATNQNLEKLISEGKFREDLYYRINIMSLKIPPLRERIEDLPEIINEIINRLNQEGFYIRGVTHSALTKLMRYSWPGNVRELQNTLERAANISKGDYIDEEDIASLPGNLEGKSIPSHHNSFTYKERINFKEKEMIISALKETNGNKTKASKLLGISRPWFYKKMKQYKLDL; encoded by the coding sequence ATGGATTGTATGACAAAAAACTTTGTTACCTGTACATTGGGTGATCAATTAATTGACTTGCTGCCGAAGTTTATAAATACTCAAGTAAATATGCTGCCAGTTGTTGATGAAAACAATCGTTTAATCGGAATCATTACTAAGAATAAAGTTTTTAGTTTATTAGCAACAAGACCATCATTTGACATAACAATTGAAGAATTTTATATTTCCAATCCAAAGTTCTTGCGACCAACTAATACAATTGAAGAAACAAGGAGTGTTCTACTGAAACATAAAATTGGTCATGCCCCCGTTGTGAATGATGAAATGAAGCCCATTGGAGTAATTTCAACTCAGGAACTACTGCATTCATATAATCTCGTTTATAATCAATTAACTTCAATCATTGATTTTGCCTACGATGCTATCATTCTCGTTAATAATAAGGCAGAAGTAACAATGGTAAATAAAAATTTCACTGATTTATTTTACATAAGCAGTAAAGACATTATGAACAAGTCTACTACTGAAGTGCTCCCAGAATTGGATATAGAAAATGTGATTAAGAACGGAGTAACAATTAACAACACTCCACAGATAATAAATGGACAACAATGTATTATTTCGATAATACCCATAAGTGAAAACGGCGTTACGAATAGTGCTATTTGTAAACTAGCATTTCGTGGATTGAAACATCTACAGGAAGCAGTTACGAAAGTGAAAAAACTTGAAAAACAAGTATCTGCATATAAGGATGAAATATATAGTAGAAAAGGAACAAAATACACTTTATACGATATTGCCGGGGAATCAGATGCAATTCAAAAAATAAAAAATGAAGCGAATTTAGCTGCTAAAAGTATGTCTACTGTTTTAATAACCGGGGAAAGTGGAACGGGCAAAGAGTTATTCGCCCAAGGGATTCATGCTGCATCTTCTCAAATGGGACCATTCATTGAAGTGAATTGTGCTGCTATCCCTCATGAACTACTGGAATCAGAATTTTTTGGATATTCAGGAGGCGCTTTTACAGGTGCTAAAACAGGTGGAATGAAAGGGAAATTTGAACTAGCGCAAAATGGAACAATCTTTTTAGATGAAATCGGGGACATGTCTCTCCCTCTGCAGTCAAAAATATTGCGTGTTTTGCAGGAAAAAGAATTTCAGCCATTAGGTAGTTCAAAAACGATTCACTTGAATACAAAAATCATTGCTGCAACAAATCAAAATCTTGAAAAGCTAATAAGCGAGGGAAAATTTAGAGAGGATTTATACTATCGCATAAATATCATGAGCCTAAAAATTCCACCTTTACGCGAACGAATAGAAGATTTACCTGAAATTATAAATGAAATCATCAATAGACTGAATCAAGAGGGCTTCTATATTAGAGGCGTAACCCATTCCGCTTTAACAAAACTGATGCGCTACTCCTGGCCTGGAAATGTAAGAGAATTACAAAACACTTTAGAAAGAGCGGCTAATATTAGTAAAGGTGATTATATTGATGAGGAAGATATTGCCTCCCTTCCTGGAAATCTAGAAGGCAAATCCATCCCATCCCATCACAATTCTTTTACTTATAAAGAAAGAATTAATTTTAAGGAAAAAGAAATGATTATTTCCGCATTAAAGGAAACCAACGGAAACAAAACAAAGGCAAGTAAGCTACTTGGTATAAGTAGACCGTGGTTTTATAAAAAAATGAAACAATATAAATTAGATTTATGA
- a CDS encoding thiazole synthase, with the protein MLKIADKTFSSRLLLGTGKYPSFETQKEAVRVSEAEILTFAVRRMNIFEPSQPNFLEQLDLSTYTLLPNTAGAKTAEEAVRIAKLAKASGLCDMVKVEIIGCDHSLLPDPVETLRATEMLLEEGFIVLPYTSDDVVLARRLCEMGVHAIMPGASPIGSGRGILNPLNLSFIIEQSDVPVIIDAGIGSPKDAAYAMELGADAVLLNTAVSEAKDPVKMAIAMKLAIEAGRLGYEAGRMPERDYAVASSPMEGLLPN; encoded by the coding sequence ATGCTGAAAATTGCAGATAAAACATTTTCATCACGATTATTATTAGGGACTGGAAAATACCCGTCATTTGAAACGCAGAAAGAAGCGGTTCGTGTTTCAGAAGCGGAAATTTTGACGTTTGCGGTGAGACGGATGAACATATTCGAACCGTCGCAACCAAATTTTCTTGAACAACTTGACTTGTCGACATATACATTATTGCCAAACACGGCGGGTGCGAAAACAGCGGAAGAAGCTGTGCGCATCGCGAAACTCGCGAAGGCTTCGGGACTCTGCGACATGGTGAAAGTTGAAATTATCGGGTGTGATCACTCTTTATTGCCAGATCCTGTCGAGACATTGCGCGCGACCGAAATGCTTTTGGAAGAAGGATTCATCGTGCTGCCGTATACGTCGGATGATGTTGTTCTTGCACGTCGATTATGCGAGATGGGTGTTCACGCGATTATGCCTGGTGCTTCCCCGATTGGATCAGGACGAGGCATTTTGAACCCGCTAAACTTGTCTTTTATTATCGAACAATCGGATGTGCCCGTAATTATCGATGCCGGTATCGGCTCCCCGAAAGACGCGGCATATGCGATGGAACTTGGTGCGGACGCCGTGTTATTGAATACTGCCGTATCGGAAGCGAAAGATCCCGTGAAAATGGCGATCGCGATGAAGCTTGCAATTGAAGCGGGACGCCTCGGGTATGAAGCTGGGCGTATGCCTGAACGTGATTATGCAGTCGCAAGTAGTCCGATGGAAGGGTTGCTACCAAATTGA
- a CDS encoding acyl-CoA dehydrogenase family protein — MTQLKEIEEEIMLLRKSVEAFAKKEIAPFYSRWEKEGVVPRELWKKFGSAGFLCVDIPEKYGGLGAPLSYSATIIDELSRLGFNSISGSLSVHSNIVAHYILSFGTEEQKLRYLSGMATGELISAIAMTEPNAGSDLQGISTSANNNVSTGEYSIDGSKTFITNGQLFDFVVVVAKTNQNVKASKGITLFIVDADTEGVIKGKKLKKMGLHAADTSELIFENVKVPASQILGLLNGGFGALMSELPRERTTLAIGACGAMEGVLDITIEYLHEREAFGKSLSEIQVIRHKIAEMVTEAKVNRAYANHCLNLLEKGELTTADASAAKLSTTEAQGRIVDGCLQLFGGYGYMEEYPISRAYTDARVQRIYGGTSEIMKEIISKDVLGN, encoded by the coding sequence ATGACTCAACTAAAAGAGATTGAAGAAGAAATTATGCTGTTAAGAAAGTCGGTAGAAGCTTTCGCGAAAAAAGAAATCGCCCCTTTTTATAGTCGATGGGAAAAAGAGGGTGTCGTTCCAAGAGAGCTTTGGAAAAAATTTGGCAGTGCGGGCTTTCTATGTGTAGATATACCAGAAAAGTATGGCGGATTAGGCGCGCCTTTAAGTTATTCCGCAACCATTATTGATGAATTGAGTAGGCTTGGTTTTAATTCGATTTCTGGAAGTTTATCGGTCCATTCAAATATTGTAGCCCATTATATTTTAAGCTTCGGGACAGAGGAGCAAAAGTTGCGTTATTTATCAGGAATGGCTACAGGTGAATTAATTAGCGCAATAGCAATGACAGAACCTAACGCTGGAAGTGATTTGCAGGGAATTAGCACATCAGCAAATAACAATGTTTCGACGGGTGAATACAGTATCGATGGCTCAAAAACATTTATTACGAATGGTCAACTTTTTGATTTTGTCGTAGTAGTAGCAAAAACGAATCAAAATGTAAAAGCTTCAAAAGGAATTACGCTATTTATTGTTGATGCTGATACGGAAGGTGTGATTAAAGGAAAGAAACTGAAGAAAATGGGTCTCCACGCTGCCGATACATCTGAATTAATATTTGAAAATGTTAAAGTACCAGCTAGTCAAATACTCGGTTTACTTAACGGCGGTTTTGGTGCATTAATGAGCGAACTGCCCCGTGAACGAACTACTTTGGCAATTGGAGCATGTGGTGCGATGGAGGGGGTTCTTGACATAACGATAGAATATCTACACGAACGAGAAGCATTCGGAAAATCGCTTAGTGAGATTCAAGTGATTCGACATAAAATTGCTGAAATGGTAACTGAAGCAAAAGTTAATAGAGCATATGCCAACCACTGTTTAAACCTATTAGAAAAGGGAGAGTTAACTACAGCAGATGCGAGTGCAGCAAAATTATCAACGACTGAGGCTCAAGGACGCATTGTCGACGGATGTTTGCAACTTTTTGGCGGTTACGGTTATATGGAGGAATATCCAATTTCCCGTGCTTATACCGATGCAAGAGTTCAACGAATTTATGGTGGGACTTCAGAGATTATGAAGGAAATCATTAGCAAAGATGTTTTAGGTAATTAA
- the thiS gene encoding sulfur carrier protein ThiS, which produces MTITIDLNGNSHEIPSDVGNVQQLLENLNLADRILIVELNKEIVAKDAYDAPIKDRDQIEIIHFVGGG; this is translated from the coding sequence ATGACCATAACAATCGATTTAAATGGCAATTCGCATGAAATACCGTCAGATGTCGGGAACGTTCAACAATTACTTGAAAATCTCAATCTCGCAGACCGAATTCTCATCGTCGAATTAAATAAAGAGATTGTCGCAAAAGATGCTTATGACGCGCCAATCAAGGACCGGGATCAAATCGAAATTATTCACTTTGTTGGAGGAGGATGA